A single region of the Stigmatopora argus isolate UIUO_Sarg chromosome 6, RoL_Sarg_1.0, whole genome shotgun sequence genome encodes:
- the LOC144075652 gene encoding general transcription factor II-I repeat domain-containing protein 2-like, translating into MEKLELDWSKLASITTDGAPSMLGETRGLIGRMNRELEKRGLTAPLRVHCLIHQQALCCKVLTWDSVMKVVVSCINFIRAKGLKHRQFQEFLSELESTHGDVLYYTEVRWLSRGRVLRRFYELPPEINAFLHLKDKTVPELINPEWKWHLAFLTDVTEILTHLNLQLQGEGKLICDMYSHIKAFEVKLALLLEQVKKRNFVHLPATQNLSTENPAVPLPAEKCVEALEMLKAEFGVRFTELHVHAKEIRLFQNPFVADIDEAQPSYQFELAELQNCDVLKDAFKLNSLIDFYASLPNDTYPNIKKHAMKMSSVFGSTYICEKTFSRMKLLKTPMRSRLTDEHLHQCLRLAVTRMEPDIQLLTSQMQAHSSH; encoded by the coding sequence atggagaagttggagctggactggtcaaagctggctagcatcacgactgacggggctcctagcatgctgggcgaaactcgcggtttaataggacgcatgaaccgtgagttggaaaaaaggggtctcaccgccccgctacgagtccactgcctaattcaccagcaagcactgtgctgcaaagtgttgacgtgggattctgtaatgaaggtcgtggtgtcgtgcataaacttcatcagggcaaagggacttaaacacaggcagttccaagaattcctgtctgaactggagtctacgcacggagatgtgctgtactacacagaggtccgatggctgagccggggcagagttttgaggcgtttttacgagcttcCACCCGAAATTAACgcgtttcttcatttaaaagacaaaacggtcccagagctgatcaacccagaatggaaatggcacctcgcatttttaacagacgtgacagaaatacttacccaccttaacttgcagctacaaggcgaagggaaactcatttgcgacatgtattcacacataaaagcatttgaggtgaaattagcgctgcttttggaacaagtgaaaaagcgcaactttgtccatcttcctgctacccaaaacctgtcgacagagaacccagcggtcccgttgccagctgaaaagtgcgtggaagcactggaaatgctgaaggcggagttcggtgtgcgattcactgaactacatgttcatgcaaaagaaatccgtctttttcagaacccctttgttgccgacattgatgaagcccagccttcatatcagtttgagttggctgagttacagaactgtgatgttctgaaagacgcattcaagctcaacagtctcattgacttctatgcctccctcccaaacgacacatatccaaacatcaaaaaacatgcaatgaaaatgtcctcagtttttggcagcacgtatatctgcgagaaaaccttttctcgcatgaaactgctgaaaactccgatgagatcaagattgacagatgaacatttgcatcagtgcttgagactggctgtaactagaatggaacctgatattcaacttctcaccagccagatgcaggcccacagttcacactga